In Paenibacillus algicola, a genomic segment contains:
- a CDS encoding glycosyltransferase family 2 protein, whose amino-acid sequence MELKSEEELLLPWNEVKFNKSELNTMAELSIIIPVYNVERYIRKCLDSIQQQSYADFELLLVDDGSQDESFFICQEYAQRDSRISVFQQHNQGPSAARNLGIRHARGNYISFIDADDYIMPTMFAELIHGMKESGSDLVISPMTVEYVYFKNKRMLRPELAFDGKISISKEHAAEILSLFETALINSPCARLYKASIIQDHDIKMPDGVHYAEDLIFNIEYLKYCRSVFILNQSLYYYTKKKEGSLTTSYRPQQFHSVNLAHDKALEYLLGSVGIQGELEPKAYYIFVPNTIISFINLFYKDCPLTRSEKLAYIRSILNDQKVMDKIDKAYKPGLLPQLYKTLLQTRRTRFVYYTCKLYRYYKLSLQDLSRRTS is encoded by the coding sequence ATGGAACTAAAATCAGAAGAAGAGTTACTCCTGCCGTGGAATGAAGTCAAATTTAACAAAAGCGAGCTGAACACAATGGCTGAACTATCGATTATTATTCCGGTGTACAATGTGGAACGTTATATTCGTAAATGTCTGGATTCGATCCAGCAGCAATCCTATGCGGATTTTGAATTACTGCTGGTGGATGATGGCTCGCAGGACGAGAGCTTCTTCATCTGTCAGGAATATGCGCAGCGGGACAGCCGAATTTCTGTATTTCAGCAGCATAATCAGGGTCCGTCCGCGGCCCGTAATCTGGGTATTCGCCACGCGCGCGGGAATTATATTTCCTTTATTGATGCCGACGATTACATTATGCCGACGATGTTCGCGGAGCTTATTCACGGAATGAAGGAGAGCGGGAGTGATCTGGTGATCAGTCCAATGACGGTTGAGTATGTGTACTTCAAGAACAAGAGAATGCTGCGCCCCGAGCTCGCCTTTGACGGCAAGATCAGCATCTCGAAAGAACATGCTGCAGAAATTCTTTCTCTGTTTGAAACCGCACTCATTAACAGTCCCTGTGCGAGACTCTATAAAGCTAGCATCATCCAGGACCATGATATCAAGATGCCGGATGGAGTTCATTATGCGGAGGACCTTATTTTTAATATAGAGTATCTGAAATACTGCCGCTCGGTGTTTATTCTGAATCAATCCCTGTACTACTACACGAAGAAAAAAGAAGGCTCCCTCACGACCAGCTACCGCCCTCAGCAGTTTCACTCTGTCAACCTGGCACATGATAAGGCGCTGGAATATTTGCTGGGGAGCGTTGGCATTCAAGGGGAACTGGAGCCGAAAGCGTATTATATTTTCGTGCCGAATACGATCATCAGCTTCATTAATCTGTTCTATAAAGACTGCCCCCTGACCCGGTCCGAGAAGCTGGCATATATCCGCAGCATCCTGAACGACCAGAAGGTGATGGACAAGATCGATAAGGCATACAAGCCGGGGCTTCTGCCTCAATTGTACAAGACGCTGCTCCAAACCAGGCGTACCCGGTTCGTGTATTATACCTGCAAGCTATACCGCTATTACAAGCTTTCGCTTCAGGACCTCAGCAGGAGGACGTCTTGA
- a CDS encoding ABC transporter permease — MGAERTSQPHLSNHNKIWSTPFVLAVITVLILGVISLFTGVYDIWGQEDGWEMFWITRVPRTIALMLTGAAMAMSGLVMQLVTQNRLVEPTTTGTIEWAGLGLLVVYVLIPAPTLVERMTGAILFSFVGTMVFFLFLRRVRLRSSLIVPIIGLMLGAVISAVSTFMGLFFQMLQVIEGWFVGSFAAVQAGRYEYLWIIVIITILIFIFANRLTLAGLGEDVATSLGLNYNRLIILANALIAAAVGIVAAVIGNLPFLGLIVPNIVSMFRGDDLRSNLPWVCVLGMGTIMLCDIISRTIIMPFEVPVSLILGTLGAVVFIAILLRRRKPRRRPR; from the coding sequence ATGGGGGCTGAGAGAACATCTCAGCCCCATCTTTCTAACCATAATAAAATATGGAGCACGCCTTTTGTCCTGGCGGTCATTACGGTCCTCATCCTGGGCGTAATCTCTCTATTTACGGGCGTCTACGATATTTGGGGTCAGGAGGACGGCTGGGAAATGTTCTGGATTACCCGGGTTCCGCGGACGATTGCGCTCATGCTGACCGGTGCCGCCATGGCGATGTCTGGGCTGGTCATGCAGCTGGTGACTCAGAATCGCCTGGTAGAGCCCACAACAACCGGAACGATCGAATGGGCGGGTCTGGGCCTTCTGGTCGTATATGTGCTGATTCCTGCGCCAACTTTGGTTGAGCGGATGACCGGTGCCATTTTGTTCTCCTTCGTCGGCACGATGGTTTTCTTTCTATTCTTGAGGCGGGTGCGGCTGCGTTCGTCCTTGATTGTGCCTATTATCGGGCTTATGCTGGGCGCCGTCATCTCGGCGGTCTCTACGTTTATGGGTCTGTTTTTTCAGATGCTGCAGGTCATTGAAGGATGGTTCGTCGGCTCTTTCGCAGCGGTACAGGCGGGAAGATATGAGTATCTATGGATTATTGTCATCATTACGATCCTGATCTTTATCTTTGCTAACCGGCTGACGCTGGCAGGCTTGGGAGAGGATGTGGCGACGAGTCTCGGGCTGAATTATAACCGGCTTATTATACTAGCGAATGCGTTGATTGCGGCGGCGGTGGGCATTGTGGCTGCGGTGATCGGTAATCTGCCCTTCCTGGGATTAATTGTGCCGAACATCGTCTCGATGTTCCGGGGGGATGATCTCAGAAGCAATCTGCCGTGGGTATGTGTGCTGGGCATGGGCACCATTATGCTGTGTGACATTATTTCGCGCACGATTATCATGCCGTTCGAGGTACCGGTGTCCTTAATTCTGGGAACATTAGGTGCGGTTGTATTTATTGCGATTTTACTGCGGCGCCGCAAACCGAGGAGGAGGCCACGATGA
- a CDS encoding DUF6953 family protein: MEATAQEVAAWMVQEIRSTGQLHQSDAIAYVKAHFGESFVFVNENGNASLSKEVKKAFRKLHGGRIAWDRDGFLWAWT; the protein is encoded by the coding sequence ATGGAAGCAACCGCTCAAGAGGTCGCAGCATGGATGGTGCAGGAGATCAGATCTACGGGGCAGCTGCATCAAAGCGATGCCATTGCCTATGTGAAGGCGCATTTCGGGGAAAGCTTTGTCTTTGTCAATGAGAACGGCAATGCCTCACTGTCCAAGGAGGTCAAAAAGGCTTTTCGCAAGCTTCATGGCGGCCGCATCGCCTGGGATCGTGATGGATTTTTATGGGCGTGGACTTAA
- a CDS encoding S-layer homology domain-containing protein has protein sequence MPGSQVSGVTKAVVSGDQMKSLIELWKQDAGSSSKKRMLELQLSAGAASANRVSLELPEGTAALLSGSGIPHLSITTPLAQLSMDTKVIQAFQTQVRGAMQIEVSKIETAAMPVLVKTVTGNRPVLDLSIRHEGGTVADFGGGTVKVSIPYSAAAGEVRDALVVYHIAENGTLTAVPNGWLDSTNGMYTFAVKHFSIYGIGYNKQEFRDVSGWSQSYVTYLAARGLVQGYGADRFQPGSSMTRAEFLSVLARMSGDSLSIAGEQPFKDVIASHWYADIIHWASREGIALGKGPDTFKPHDLITREELAVMLGRYVRHIEYELPVPDAEGSLESFRDRSAISAWAQADVEQLQRAGMIQGTPGGLFQPKAAASREEAAKLLALLLQGMSK, from the coding sequence GTGCCTGGAAGCCAGGTGAGCGGAGTCACGAAGGCCGTCGTCTCTGGAGATCAGATGAAGTCGCTGATTGAGCTGTGGAAGCAGGATGCCGGAAGTTCTTCCAAGAAGAGAATGCTGGAGCTTCAGCTGTCTGCAGGAGCGGCATCAGCTAACCGGGTCTCCCTGGAGCTGCCGGAAGGTACAGCCGCCTTGCTGAGCGGCAGCGGAATCCCCCATTTGTCCATCACCACGCCTCTTGCACAGCTGTCGATGGACACGAAAGTGATTCAGGCCTTCCAAACCCAGGTGCGCGGAGCCATGCAGATTGAGGTGTCCAAGATCGAAACCGCTGCAATGCCAGTCCTCGTGAAGACGGTGACAGGGAATCGGCCTGTACTTGATCTAAGCATCCGTCACGAAGGAGGCACCGTTGCCGACTTTGGCGGCGGCACCGTCAAGGTGTCCATTCCATATTCGGCTGCAGCGGGCGAAGTTCGTGACGCTCTGGTTGTATATCATATTGCCGAGAACGGCACCCTGACGGCCGTACCAAATGGATGGTTAGATTCAACCAACGGGATGTATACCTTTGCCGTTAAGCATTTCTCCATTTATGGGATCGGGTATAACAAGCAGGAGTTCCGTGATGTTTCCGGGTGGTCGCAGAGTTATGTTACGTACCTGGCCGCGCGTGGTTTGGTGCAGGGCTATGGAGCAGACCGCTTTCAGCCTGGTTCTTCCATGACACGAGCGGAGTTCCTGAGCGTGCTCGCGAGGATGTCCGGGGACAGCCTGAGCATTGCCGGGGAGCAGCCGTTCAAAGATGTGATTGCCAGTCACTGGTATGCGGACATTATTCACTGGGCTTCCCGTGAAGGTATTGCTTTGGGCAAAGGCCCGGATACCTTCAAGCCTCATGATCTCATCACCCGGGAAGAGCTGGCCGTCATGCTGGGCCGCTATGTCCGGCATATCGAATATGAGCTGCCTGTGCCGGACGCCGAGGGCAGTCTCGAATCGTTCCGTGATCGCAGCGCGATCAGTGCCTGGGCGCAGGCGGATGTCGAGCAGCTTCAACGTGCAGGTATGATTCAGGGCACGCCGGGTGGATTGTTCCAGCCGAAGGCGGCTGCAAGCCGCGAGGAAGCTGCGAAGCTGCTGGCGCTGCTTCTGCAGGGTATGAGTAAGTAA
- a CDS encoding siderophore ABC transporter substrate-binding protein, translating into MKKFKFSIVMLVFVLVLAACSTGNDTTGSTESNSASENTSTTTTTETTPAATEPAQPTTVEITDAHGKVTVPVNPENVVALDNRTFETLANWEIELAAVPKGVMPADSPYVADEGVQDIGNHSEPNLEILAAANPELVIVGQRFADYYEDIKKLVPNAVVIDLNFDVSAESGAPGDNLVNGLKDATLKLGQIFDKNAEAEQLNAEFDQAIADAKAAYQDTETVMSVIVSGGNIGFSAPVSGRVWGPMYEIFGWTSSLDIDNTSSDHQGDEISVEAIAQSNPDWIFVLDRDAAINSTDPKVPAQDVIDNAPALQNTTAVTEGNIVYAPNDTYTNESIQTYIELFNNLANKLAE; encoded by the coding sequence ATGAAAAAGTTCAAATTTAGTATTGTAATGCTGGTGTTCGTACTGGTGCTGGCGGCATGCTCCACCGGGAACGATACGACAGGCAGTACAGAAAGCAACAGCGCCAGTGAGAATACAAGCACCACCACGACCACCGAAACGACGCCAGCCGCCACAGAGCCGGCTCAGCCAACGACCGTTGAAATTACTGATGCTCATGGCAAGGTTACCGTGCCTGTAAATCCCGAGAACGTTGTCGCGCTGGACAACCGGACGTTTGAAACGCTTGCGAACTGGGAGATCGAGCTGGCTGCGGTTCCTAAAGGCGTTATGCCTGCGGACTCCCCCTATGTAGCAGATGAGGGTGTTCAGGACATTGGCAATCACAGTGAGCCCAACCTGGAGATTCTGGCGGCTGCCAATCCGGAGCTAGTCATTGTAGGGCAGCGGTTTGCTGATTACTATGAAGATATCAAGAAGCTGGTGCCGAATGCAGTCGTCATCGATCTGAACTTCGACGTCTCTGCCGAATCCGGCGCCCCGGGTGACAACCTGGTCAACGGACTGAAGGATGCGACGCTGAAGCTGGGACAGATTTTTGACAAAAATGCAGAGGCAGAGCAGCTGAATGCTGAATTCGATCAAGCTATTGCAGATGCAAAAGCAGCCTACCAGGATACCGAAACGGTAATGAGCGTCATTGTTTCCGGCGGCAACATCGGCTTCTCGGCTCCGGTCTCTGGACGCGTCTGGGGCCCGATGTACGAAATCTTCGGATGGACATCGTCCCTGGACATCGACAACACCTCGTCGGATCACCAAGGGGATGAAATTTCTGTAGAAGCGATCGCGCAGAGCAATCCGGATTGGATTTTTGTCCTGGACCGTGATGCTGCTATTAATTCAACCGATCCAAAGGTTCCGGCTCAGGATGTTATTGATAACGCCCCGGCGCTTCAAAATACAACCGCGGTCACTGAAGGAAATATCGTCTATGCACCGAATGATACGTACACGAATGAGTCCATTCAAACGTACATCGAGCTGTTTAACAATCTTGCTAATAAGCTAGCCGAGTAG
- a CDS encoding iron ABC transporter ATP-binding protein: MIQINQVKKSYTAQVHIGPLNLEIPKAGLTSLIGPNGAGKSTTLLMIGRLLNMDEGQIQVANMDVSTSKSKDLAKIITILRQENHFVTRLTVRQLAGFGRFPYSNGRLTKEDERIISKYIDFLDLTELEDRYLDELSGGQRQRAYVAMVLCQETEYVLLDEPLNNLDIARSVQMMQYLRHVADEFGRTILTVMHDINFAAKYSDSICAMKHGQIAAFGTVAEIMKPELLTDIFETRIEIIQGPYGPIAVY, encoded by the coding sequence ATGATCCAAATCAATCAGGTTAAAAAATCATACACCGCTCAGGTCCACATTGGTCCTTTGAACCTTGAGATTCCCAAGGCGGGCCTGACCTCTTTAATCGGTCCTAACGGTGCCGGAAAGTCAACCACGCTGCTGATGATCGGTCGGCTTCTGAATATGGATGAAGGCCAGATCCAGGTGGCGAATATGGATGTGTCCACATCCAAATCCAAGGACCTGGCGAAGATCATTACAATTTTGCGGCAGGAAAATCACTTTGTGACGCGGCTTACTGTAAGGCAGCTTGCCGGCTTCGGACGCTTCCCGTACTCCAACGGGCGGCTGACGAAGGAGGATGAGCGGATTATCTCCAAATATATTGATTTTCTGGACCTGACCGAGCTGGAGGACCGCTATCTGGATGAGCTCTCAGGCGGTCAACGGCAGCGGGCCTATGTCGCCATGGTGCTGTGTCAGGAAACGGAATACGTGCTGCTGGACGAGCCGCTGAACAATCTGGATATTGCCCGGTCCGTGCAGATGATGCAGTATTTAAGGCATGTAGCGGATGAATTCGGCCGAACCATACTGACCGTAATGCACGATATTAATTTTGCGGCTAAATACTCCGATAGCATCTGTGCGATGAAGCATGGGCAGATTGCGGCGTTTGGTACGGTAGCGGAGATCATGAAGCCGGAGCTGCTGACGGATATTTTTGAGACGAGGATTGAGATTATTCAAGGTCCGTACGGGCCGATCGCGGTGTACTGA
- a CDS encoding choice-of-anchor I family protein, whose amino-acid sequence MINSRLPRKRKLGFIAGLLVFVQLVVSFGGVHAAEESAVGPDTILIHQVYGGGGKSDTPISHSFIELYNPTEAPISLEGWKIEYSSLRSAGNPGTTAGEWVALELSGIIPSHASYLIRGAAETTSVSLLQMDSFDLDWTGRYIDNDQYNVRLVNGSGGVVDQVTVKEAGKDGVEGQVIPSISKQKSIRRINFNDTNQNNTDFEVLEYKSQTPEFIALHRPRSLADGAWGLTAPTEPTPNPVPNPAPTPQIPAVPAVGGEPAVPGGLSYWGSFFTGSQNEDGGAAEIVKYNPDNGNMYLVNGNAQTIDIISLGDWSAGSASFSLKKQVSLSSMIPGFTFGDVTSVDIHTGHQLIAVAVQEQDYAKNGAVLLLNYDGDYVTHLEVGVQPDMITFTPDGQYVLTADEGEPRSGYGPGAVDPKGSVSIIDLRDGINSAKAVQVTFEAWDAARAELVNHQVILKKNTLPSVDLEPEYIAVADNSKTAYVTLQEANAVAVLDIGSMKFTSIKGLGFKDHSLPGNELDIHRNGQIEIHNYSVFGAYMPDGAATANIGGVTYLLTPNEGDAREWAEYANIGSTSVSGGSIDTLKNEEHDGLENDKTYILGGRSFSIWNAETLELVYDSGSDFEKITAERYPHQFNVSNDNLTLDHRSSKKGPEPEDIKVLEVEGKVYAFIGLERIGGIMVYDITNPAEAKFFDYMNTRDYSAKIKGDVAPEGLAVIKAADSPTGYPLLLAAHEVSGTVAVYQLHQGYVEPDNDVRPLKLDVQKSTASGMSVYQYSVSQTPGAPVYSSGYDLVVQVYEGADYTTPGLTLIKHVQNGTDMVSEEIRIGQNKKVKIMVVSAVDGENIQVLADAYGVQ is encoded by the coding sequence ATGATAAATTCAAGGCTGCCCAGAAAAAGAAAACTCGGCTTCATCGCCGGGCTGCTTGTGTTTGTCCAGCTTGTAGTCAGCTTTGGGGGCGTGCATGCAGCAGAGGAGAGTGCTGTCGGTCCCGATACGATTTTGATTCACCAGGTGTACGGAGGTGGCGGCAAGAGCGATACACCGATCAGCCATAGCTTTATTGAGCTGTACAATCCGACGGAAGCGCCGATCAGCCTGGAGGGCTGGAAGATAGAATATTCATCTCTACGCAGCGCGGGGAACCCCGGCACCACGGCTGGGGAATGGGTGGCGCTGGAGCTTAGCGGCATCATTCCATCACATGCTTCTTATCTAATTCGGGGGGCGGCTGAAACGACCAGTGTCAGCCTGCTTCAGATGGATTCCTTTGATCTAGATTGGACAGGCCGTTATATCGACAATGACCAATATAATGTGCGTCTTGTGAACGGCAGCGGTGGCGTCGTGGATCAAGTGACTGTGAAGGAAGCGGGTAAGGACGGGGTCGAAGGCCAGGTAATCCCGTCTATCTCCAAGCAAAAATCAATCCGGCGCATTAATTTTAACGATACAAATCAGAACAACACCGATTTCGAGGTTCTGGAATACAAAAGCCAGACGCCGGAATTCATAGCGTTACACCGTCCCCGCAGCCTGGCTGACGGAGCTTGGGGGCTGACGGCGCCGACCGAGCCAACTCCGAATCCGGTACCCAACCCGGCGCCAACTCCGCAAATCCCTGCAGTGCCAGCCGTGGGCGGAGAGCCGGCGGTCCCTGGTGGCCTATCTTACTGGGGCAGCTTCTTCACGGGCAGCCAGAATGAGGACGGCGGCGCGGCCGAAATCGTCAAGTACAACCCGGATAACGGAAATATGTATCTAGTCAACGGTAATGCTCAGACGATCGACATCATCAGCCTCGGAGATTGGAGTGCTGGCAGCGCGTCCTTTTCACTGAAGAAGCAGGTGAGCCTGAGCAGCATGATTCCCGGCTTCACCTTCGGAGATGTGACGAGCGTTGATATCCACACCGGGCACCAGCTCATTGCAGTCGCTGTTCAGGAACAGGATTACGCGAAGAATGGTGCTGTGCTGCTGCTAAATTATGATGGAGATTACGTGACCCATCTGGAGGTAGGCGTACAGCCGGATATGATTACCTTTACGCCGGACGGGCAGTATGTTCTGACTGCCGACGAAGGGGAGCCGCGCAGCGGCTACGGACCGGGAGCCGTAGATCCTAAGGGCTCGGTGTCCATCATCGACCTGCGTGACGGCATCAACAGCGCCAAGGCGGTTCAAGTTACCTTTGAAGCTTGGGATGCAGCCCGAGCTGAGCTGGTGAATCATCAGGTTATTTTGAAAAAGAACACCCTGCCTTCTGTCGATCTGGAGCCGGAGTACATTGCGGTCGCAGATAACAGCAAAACGGCCTATGTGACCCTTCAGGAAGCCAATGCCGTTGCGGTGCTGGATATCGGGAGCATGAAGTTTACGAGCATCAAGGGACTCGGATTCAAGGATCACAGTCTTCCTGGCAACGAGCTGGACATCCACCGGAACGGCCAGATTGAAATCCATAATTACAGCGTATTCGGTGCGTACATGCCGGATGGAGCCGCTACGGCAAACATTGGCGGCGTGACCTACCTGCTGACCCCGAATGAAGGAGATGCGAGAGAGTGGGCAGAGTATGCGAACATCGGCAGCACTTCGGTAAGCGGCGGTTCCATAGATACACTGAAGAATGAAGAACATGACGGATTAGAGAATGACAAGACGTACATTCTGGGCGGTCGCTCCTTCTCCATCTGGAATGCAGAGACGCTGGAGCTGGTGTATGACAGCGGGAGTGATTTTGAAAAAATCACAGCGGAGCGCTATCCGCATCAGTTCAACGTATCCAATGACAATCTGACGCTGGATCACCGCAGCTCCAAAAAAGGGCCGGAGCCCGAGGATATTAAGGTGCTGGAGGTAGAAGGCAAGGTGTATGCCTTTATCGGGCTGGAGCGGATCGGTGGAATTATGGTCTATGATATTACGAATCCGGCTGAGGCTAAATTTTTCGATTACATGAACACCCGGGACTATAGCGCCAAGATTAAAGGAGATGTCGCGCCGGAAGGCCTGGCGGTCATTAAAGCGGCCGACAGCCCGACCGGATATCCGCTGCTGCTGGCTGCTCATGAGGTCAGCGGAACGGTCGCCGTGTATCAGCTTCATCAGGGCTATGTGGAGCCGGACAACGATGTGCGTCCGCTGAAGCTGGACGTGCAGAAGTCCACCGCATCCGGCATGTCGGTCTATCAGTATTCGGTATCACAGACTCCGGGCGCGCCTGTCTACAGCTCAGGCTATGATCTTGTTGTTCAGGTGTATGAGGGTGCAGACTACACAACGCCGGGCCTGACGCTGATCAAGCATGTCCAGAACGGAACAGACATGGTTTCTGAAGAAATTCGTATCGGCCAGAACAAGAAGGTCAAGATTATGGTGGTATCTGCCGTGGACGGCGAAAACATTCAGGTGCTTGCCGATGCTTACGGGGTGCAATAA
- a CDS encoding iron chelate uptake ABC transporter family permease subunit gives MMMLGLLSTYGLLVYNNPVPVDSPSFIPVVERRIVAVVAMLIAAVCQGLSTVAFQSITNNRIITPSLLGFETLYSTIQTSTIFLFGAGTLVSFTGTGPFLLQVGIMVLMSLILYGWLLSGKYGNLQLMLLVGIIIGVGLRSVSTFMRRVLTPSEFDVLQARLFGSVNHADAAYFSIVIPMVLLIAVLLFVSAKKLNVLSLGKDAAVSVGVKYQPSIIYILILVAILMSISTALIGPLTFYGFLVAMLSYQAAPTYDHRYIFSMALAVGFFVLTTAYFLMYHVFDSQAVVSVIIELFGGILFLIVLLRKRAL, from the coding sequence CTGATGATGCTAGGTCTGCTGTCCACTTACGGACTTCTCGTATATAACAATCCGGTGCCGGTAGACTCGCCATCGTTCATTCCGGTCGTCGAGAGAAGAATTGTCGCTGTCGTGGCCATGCTGATCGCGGCCGTATGCCAAGGGCTATCGACAGTAGCTTTTCAGTCCATTACGAACAATCGGATTATTACGCCTTCGCTGCTTGGCTTCGAAACCCTGTACTCTACGATTCAGACGAGCACGATCTTCTTATTTGGCGCGGGAACCCTGGTCAGCTTTACCGGTACCGGTCCGTTTCTGCTTCAGGTGGGCATCATGGTCTTGATGAGCTTGATCCTGTACGGGTGGCTGCTCTCCGGTAAATACGGCAACCTGCAGCTTATGCTTCTGGTCGGGATTATCATCGGGGTGGGTCTCAGATCTGTCTCCACGTTCATGAGAAGAGTGCTGACGCCATCGGAATTCGATGTGCTGCAGGCAAGGCTGTTCGGCTCGGTCAACCATGCGGATGCTGCATATTTCTCTATAGTCATTCCAATGGTTCTTCTCATTGCCGTGCTGCTGTTTGTCAGTGCAAAAAAGCTGAATGTGTTATCGCTCGGGAAGGATGCCGCCGTTTCTGTGGGCGTCAAATATCAGCCGAGCATCATCTATATTCTGATCCTGGTCGCTATTCTGATGTCCATCTCTACGGCGCTGATCGGCCCCTTAACCTTTTACGGCTTTCTGGTGGCCATGCTTAGCTATCAAGCGGCGCCAACGTATGATCACCGATATATTTTTTCGATGGCGCTGGCGGTAGGCTTCTTCGTCCTGACAACCGCATATTTCTTGATGTATCATGTGTTTGATTCGCAGGCTGTCGTCTCGGTCATTATCGAGCTGTTCGGCGGCATACTATTCTTAATCGTACTTTTAAGGAAGAGGGCGCTATGA
- a CDS encoding MBL fold metallo-hydrolase: protein MIYIWIVLAAVILGAVLFMSLHPVFGGSPTRGQVARYSEMKNYTGNRFRNLETTRMSMNVSDLLSMTRDSMIGRKERTPKAALPMVKTDWSRIDRAEDHVTWFGHSAFLLQMDSKHILVDPMLGMMASPVSFAGSKRYSQDVLQMIHELPPIDAVLITHDHYDHLDYPSISKLRHKVRHFFVPCGVSAHLIRWGVPEDAITELNWWEEREFEGLRLVLTPSKHFSGRGLLNKDTTLWGGWVILGQRTRVFTSGDGGYGAHFKKIGETYGPFDLALIEGGQYDHRWSWVHMTPEEAVQAARDVQGAQMMLIHWGAFTLAYHGWTEPIERALPAAEQLNMKLVTPRLGETIPLIQQDRGEASGWWRDVVEKP, encoded by the coding sequence ATGATTTATATATGGATCGTTCTTGCAGCAGTTATTTTGGGAGCGGTGTTGTTTATGAGCCTGCATCCTGTGTTTGGGGGCAGTCCAACTCGGGGACAGGTGGCCCGGTACAGCGAGATGAAGAACTATACCGGTAACCGGTTCAGAAACCTGGAGACGACCCGCATGAGCATGAATGTCTCGGATTTATTGTCCATGACGAGGGATTCAATGATCGGGAGGAAGGAGCGTACGCCCAAGGCTGCCCTGCCCATGGTTAAGACGGATTGGAGCCGTATAGATCGTGCAGAGGATCATGTGACATGGTTTGGGCACTCCGCTTTTTTACTTCAGATGGATTCCAAGCATATTCTCGTTGACCCCATGCTCGGTATGATGGCTTCGCCGGTCTCCTTCGCAGGAAGTAAGCGGTACAGTCAGGATGTGCTGCAGATGATACACGAGCTTCCGCCGATTGATGCGGTTCTGATTACGCATGACCATTACGATCATCTGGACTATCCGTCGATCTCCAAGCTGCGGCATAAGGTCCGTCATTTCTTCGTGCCCTGCGGTGTCAGCGCACACCTAATCCGCTGGGGGGTTCCGGAGGATGCCATTACGGAATTGAACTGGTGGGAGGAGCGGGAGTTTGAGGGCCTGCGCCTTGTGCTGACACCGTCGAAGCATTTCTCGGGCAGGGGATTGCTGAATAAGGACACGACTCTTTGGGGAGGCTGGGTCATCCTGGGACAACGGACGCGCGTATTCACGAGCGGGGATGGCGGATACGGGGCTCACTTTAAAAAGATCGGGGAGACATACGGCCCCTTTGACCTGGCGCTGATCGAAGGCGGTCAATATGATCATCGCTGGTCTTGGGTTCACATGACTCCCGAGGAGGCCGTGCAGGCAGCAAGGGATGTGCAGGGCGCGCAAATGATGCTAATCCACTGGGGGGCATTTACCCTGGCTTATCACGGCTGGACCGAGCCGATCGAGCGTGCGCTGCCAGCTGCGGAGCAGCTGAACATGAAGCTGGTTACTCCCCGGCTGGGCGAGACCATTCCTCTCATTCAGCAGGATAGAGGCGAGGCGTCCGGGTGGTGGAGAGACGTTGTAGAGAAGCCATAA